In Mercenaria mercenaria strain notata chromosome 15, MADL_Memer_1, whole genome shotgun sequence, a single genomic region encodes these proteins:
- the LOC123550640 gene encoding zinc finger protein 26-like, translated as MLQTSEENLSKSYILDNTDAVEQGTNTNGKNTFKYLSKHTNESLNLKRHRGIRTGEKRFICNVCNYACRDSYLLKRHIRIHSGDKLFKYDVCDYECRDRRNLKKHINIHTGEKRFKCDVCDYACNQRSVLKAHSRIHSGEKPFKCDVCNYASTHNDYLKVHMRIHTGEKPFQCAVCNYASTHSGPLKVHMRIHSGEKPFKCDVCNYASTDSGSLKVHMRIHSGEKPYKCAVCNYASTHNGPLKVHMRIHSGEKPYKCAVCNYASTHSGHLKVHMRIHSGEKPFKSDVCNYASTHSSSLKVHMRIHSGEKPFQCDVCNYASTDSSHLKVHMRIHSGEKPYKCAVCNYASTHSGHLKVHMRIHSGEKPFKCNVCNYASTDSSSLKVHMRIHSGEKLTL; from the coding sequence ATGCTACAGACATCTGAAGAGAATTTGAGCAAGAGTTATATTCTTGACAACACTGATGCAGTGGAACAAGGCACAAATACTAATGGAAAAAATACGTTCAAATATTTGAGCAAACACACCAATGAGAGCCTTAACCTGAAAAGACACAGGGGTATACGTACGGGAGAGAAACGCTTTAtatgtaatgtttgtaattatgcatGTCGTGACAGCTATCTTCTAAAGAGGCATATAAGAATCCATTCAGGAGATAAACTCTTCAAAtatgatgtttgtgattatgaaTGTAGGGACAGAAGGAATCTAAAGAAACATATTAacatacatacaggagagaaacgttttaaatgtgatgtttgtgattacgCATGTAATCAAAGAAGCGTTCTGAAGGCACACAGCAGAATCCATTCAGGcgagaaaccctttaaatgtgatgtttgtaaCTATGCATCTACCCATAACGACTATCTGAAGGTACATATGAGAAtccatacaggagagaaaccctTTCAATGTGCTGTTTGTAATTATGCATCTACTCATAGCGGCCCTCTGAAGGTACATATGAGAATCCATTCAGGAGAGAAACCCTTCAAATGTGATGTTTGTAATTATGCATCTACTGATAGCGGTTCTCTGAAGGTACATATGAGAATCCATTCAGGAGAGAAGCCCTATAAATGTGCTGTTTGTAATTATGCATCTACTCATAACGGCCCTCTGAAGGTACATATGAGAATCCATTCTGGAGAGAAGCCCTATAAATGTGCTGTTTGTAATTATGCATCTACTCATAGCGGCCATCTGAAGGTACATATGAGAATCCATTCAggagagaaaccctttaaatCTGATGTTTGTAATTATGCATCTACTCATAGCAGTTCTCTGAAGGTACATATGAGAATTCATTCGGGAGAGAAACCATTTCAATGTGATGTTTGTAATTATGCATCTACTGATAGCAGCCATCTGAAGGTACATATGAGAATCCATTCAGGAGAGAAGCCCTATAAATGTGCTGTTTGTAATTATGCATCTACTCATAGTGGCCATCTGAAGGTACATATGAGAATCCATTCAggagagaaaccctttaaatgtaatgtttgtaattatgcatCAACTGATAGCAGTTCTCTGAAGGTACATATGAGAATCCATTCAGGAGAGAAATTAaccctttaa